The Carassius carassius chromosome 31, fCarCar2.1, whole genome shotgun sequence genome includes a region encoding these proteins:
- the heatr4 gene encoding HEAT repeat-containing protein 4 isoform X1: protein MNLQHAKWRSEHHSKRREDRLYKQLLNNASQILSFSDEVMDEMGAISYKKADFSWLFHATGPLAPGNVIRLKKIKRHENNDKPCNINCLTKEEGSISVQAPAVNTKESPTEDWEAQSSRWQEFAQNKTSQLLQLRKHRIPGNVLSPISKDVQNRLKKTAATLTSKHIEIPQAPRLQDILNPSAGSHVTNNVSEQEIFSAGTDRTVKVEQRWMDQPTKIDSALKQSVAERSSLRYAVDQWRNACNIKLPLQRVTIEGLKMALSDPNCPVRLEAIITCTLGAVNGPQEELDPGKAGKGCKLKAVPQELQALIVSALDDPVKRVQMAAAVCQYAMRTPNARARDILRSTLMQDPSGTGADSWVAAQCLAIDGDTSQAVIQRLLSQHFLRDATSDHEQSRMLLSNISSNTTLVRSLLAEELNSANCRTRVQACASIAQLRSPINKDLCNKLIYMMWNDWSCAVRHAAALALSKMDAAREMHSELSAKLKEGPTAWRLEALIFIGQLSIMTPKLLPTFLRCFNDDFVAVRKQACLTAASLMMDDQLVLDQLMNLMQNDPLWEVKVEAIDALGQIGCMNPPLQELLMWAVHHEEEPSVRIAACKALSTLDANGPELQHFLQERNALEPNADVQRHIESLLKKHGYSLGGNESKIHEIKLQVELLCTKHIITQKVLLMEESRKQQEQKLLC, encoded by the exons ATGAATTTACAGCATGCTAAATGGAGATCAGAGCACCACAGCAAGCGCAGAGAGGACCGTCTGTACAAACAGCTTCTGAATAATGCAAGCCAAATCCTTTCTTTCTCCGATGAAGTTATGGACGAGATGGGGGCCATTTCATACAAAAAAGCTGACTTTAGCTGGCTTTTCCATGCCACGGGCCCCTTAGCTCCAGGTAACGTTATCagattaaagaaaataaagaggCATGAGAACAATGATAAACCCTGCAACATCAATTGTTTAACCAAAGAAGAAGGCAGCATTTCTGTACAGGCTCCTGCGGTGAACACTAAG GAGTCCCCTACAGAGGACTGGGAAGCCCAGAGCAGCAGGTGGCAGGAGtttgcacaaaataaaacaagtcaACTATTACAACTGAGAAAACACAG GATACCAGGTAATGTGCTCTCTCCAATAAGCAAAGATGTGCAGAACCGCTTGAAAAAGACAGCAGCCACTTTGACCAGCAAGCACATTGAGATCCCACAGGCCCCTCGGCTACAGGATATCTTGAATCCAAGTGCTGGCAGTCATGTCACAAATAACGTCTCTGAACAGGAGATCTTCTCAG CAGGAACTGATAGGACGGTAAAAGTGGAACAGCGATGGATGGATCAGCCCACTAAAATTGACTCTGCCCTCAAACAATCTGTGGCTGAACGTTCATCACTTCGTTATGCAGTTGATCAATGGAGGAATGCCTGCAACATTA AGTTGCCCTTGCAGAGAGTGACCATCGAAGGCCTTAAAATGGCTCTTAGTGACCCTAATTGCCCAGTACGGCTGGAGGCCATCATAACTTGTACTTTGGGAGCAGTTAATGGACCACAAGAAGAGCTTGACCCTGGCAAAGCAG GTAAGGGATGCAAACTGAAGGCAGTTCCTCAGGAGCTGCAGGCTCTCATTGTCTCGGCGCTTGATGACCCAGTGAAGAGAGTTCAGATGGCTGCTGCAGTGTGCCAGTATGCCATGAGGACACCTAACGCACGCGCCAGAGACATACTACGGAGCACATTGATGCAAG ACCCTTCTGGCACAGGTGCAGACAGCTGGGTAGCTGCACAGTGCTTGGCGATAGACGGTGATACGAGTCAAGCTGTCATACAGAGACTCTTGTCACAGCACTTTCTCAGAGACGCTACTTCAGATCACGAGCAGTCTAGGATGCTACTCTCCAACATTAGCAGCAACACT ACACTAGTGCGCTCTCTTCTGGCAGAAGAGTTAAACAGTGCTAACTGCAGAACACGAGTTCAGGCCTGTGCTAGCATTGCACAGCTCAGAAGTCCAATAAACAAG GATCTTTGCAACAAACTGATATACATGATGTGGAACGACTGGAGCTGTGCTGTTCGTCACGCTGCAGCACTGGCTCTGAGTAAAATGGATGCGGCCAGAGAGATGCACAGTGAGCTGAG TGCGAAACTGAAGGAGGGTCCAACTGCTTGGCGGTTGGAAGCGCTGATCTTCATTGGTCAGCTCAGTATAATGACACCCAAGCTACTGCCTACATTCCTGCGGTGCTTTAATGATGACTTTGTGGCTGTGCGCAAACAGGCTTGTTTGACTGCAGCATCTCTAATGATGGATGACCAGTTG GTCCTGGATCAGCTTATGAACCTGATGCAGAATGATCCATTATGGGAGGTGAAAGTGGAAGCAATTGATG ctTTAGGGCAAATAGGTTGTATGAACCCACCCCTCCAGGAGTTGCTGATGTGGGCTGTACACCATGAGGAGGAGCCCAGTGTGCGCATTGCTGCCTGTAAGGCCCTGAGCACTCTAGATGCAAATGGCCCAGAATTACAGCATTTTCTACAGGAGCGTAATGCACTGGAACCCAACGCTGATGTGCAGAG GCACATTGAAAGTCTTCTGAAAAAGCATGGATACAGTCTGGGGGGAAACGAAAGCAAGATTCATGAGATAAAGCTCCAG
- the heatr4 gene encoding HEAT repeat-containing protein 4 isoform X3, with amino-acid sequence MNLQHAKWRSEHHSKRREDRLYKQLLNNASQILSFSDEVMDEMGAISYKKADFSWLFHATGPLAPGNVIRLKKIKRHENNDKPCNINCLTKEEGSISVQAPAVNTKESPTEDWEAQSSRWQEFAQNKTSQLLQLRKHRIPGNVLSPISKDVQNRLKKTAATLTSKHIEIPQAPRLQDILNPSAGSHVTNNVSEQEIFSAGTDRTVKVEQRWMDQPTKIDSALKQSVAERSSLRYAVDQWRNACNIKLPLQRVTIEGLKMALSDPNCPVRLEAIITCTLGAVNGPQEELDPGKAGKGCKLKAVPQELQALIVSALDDPVKRVQMAAAVCQYAMRTPNARARDILRSTLMQGADSWVAAQCLAIDGDTSQAVIQRLLSQHFLRDATSDHEQSRMLLSNISSNTTLVRSLLAEELNSANCRTRVQACASIAQLRSPINKDLCNKLIYMMWNDWSCAVRHAAALALSKMDAAREMHSELSAKLKEGPTAWRLEALIFIGQLSIMTPKLLPTFLRCFNDDFVAVRKQACLTAASLMMDDQLVLDQLMNLMQNDPLWEVKVEAIDALGQIGCMNPPLQELLMWAVHHEEEPSVRIAACKALSTLDANGPELQHFLQERNALEPNADVQRHIESLLKKHGYSLGGNESKIHEIKLQVELLCTKHIITQKVLLMEESRKQQEQKLLC; translated from the exons ATGAATTTACAGCATGCTAAATGGAGATCAGAGCACCACAGCAAGCGCAGAGAGGACCGTCTGTACAAACAGCTTCTGAATAATGCAAGCCAAATCCTTTCTTTCTCCGATGAAGTTATGGACGAGATGGGGGCCATTTCATACAAAAAAGCTGACTTTAGCTGGCTTTTCCATGCCACGGGCCCCTTAGCTCCAGGTAACGTTATCagattaaagaaaataaagaggCATGAGAACAATGATAAACCCTGCAACATCAATTGTTTAACCAAAGAAGAAGGCAGCATTTCTGTACAGGCTCCTGCGGTGAACACTAAG GAGTCCCCTACAGAGGACTGGGAAGCCCAGAGCAGCAGGTGGCAGGAGtttgcacaaaataaaacaagtcaACTATTACAACTGAGAAAACACAG GATACCAGGTAATGTGCTCTCTCCAATAAGCAAAGATGTGCAGAACCGCTTGAAAAAGACAGCAGCCACTTTGACCAGCAAGCACATTGAGATCCCACAGGCCCCTCGGCTACAGGATATCTTGAATCCAAGTGCTGGCAGTCATGTCACAAATAACGTCTCTGAACAGGAGATCTTCTCAG CAGGAACTGATAGGACGGTAAAAGTGGAACAGCGATGGATGGATCAGCCCACTAAAATTGACTCTGCCCTCAAACAATCTGTGGCTGAACGTTCATCACTTCGTTATGCAGTTGATCAATGGAGGAATGCCTGCAACATTA AGTTGCCCTTGCAGAGAGTGACCATCGAAGGCCTTAAAATGGCTCTTAGTGACCCTAATTGCCCAGTACGGCTGGAGGCCATCATAACTTGTACTTTGGGAGCAGTTAATGGACCACAAGAAGAGCTTGACCCTGGCAAAGCAG GTAAGGGATGCAAACTGAAGGCAGTTCCTCAGGAGCTGCAGGCTCTCATTGTCTCGGCGCTTGATGACCCAGTGAAGAGAGTTCAGATGGCTGCTGCAGTGTGCCAGTATGCCATGAGGACACCTAACGCACGCGCCAGAGACATACTACGGAGCACATTGATGCAAG GTGCAGACAGCTGGGTAGCTGCACAGTGCTTGGCGATAGACGGTGATACGAGTCAAGCTGTCATACAGAGACTCTTGTCACAGCACTTTCTCAGAGACGCTACTTCAGATCACGAGCAGTCTAGGATGCTACTCTCCAACATTAGCAGCAACACT ACACTAGTGCGCTCTCTTCTGGCAGAAGAGTTAAACAGTGCTAACTGCAGAACACGAGTTCAGGCCTGTGCTAGCATTGCACAGCTCAGAAGTCCAATAAACAAG GATCTTTGCAACAAACTGATATACATGATGTGGAACGACTGGAGCTGTGCTGTTCGTCACGCTGCAGCACTGGCTCTGAGTAAAATGGATGCGGCCAGAGAGATGCACAGTGAGCTGAG TGCGAAACTGAAGGAGGGTCCAACTGCTTGGCGGTTGGAAGCGCTGATCTTCATTGGTCAGCTCAGTATAATGACACCCAAGCTACTGCCTACATTCCTGCGGTGCTTTAATGATGACTTTGTGGCTGTGCGCAAACAGGCTTGTTTGACTGCAGCATCTCTAATGATGGATGACCAGTTG GTCCTGGATCAGCTTATGAACCTGATGCAGAATGATCCATTATGGGAGGTGAAAGTGGAAGCAATTGATG ctTTAGGGCAAATAGGTTGTATGAACCCACCCCTCCAGGAGTTGCTGATGTGGGCTGTACACCATGAGGAGGAGCCCAGTGTGCGCATTGCTGCCTGTAAGGCCCTGAGCACTCTAGATGCAAATGGCCCAGAATTACAGCATTTTCTACAGGAGCGTAATGCACTGGAACCCAACGCTGATGTGCAGAG GCACATTGAAAGTCTTCTGAAAAAGCATGGATACAGTCTGGGGGGAAACGAAAGCAAGATTCATGAGATAAAGCTCCAG
- the heatr4 gene encoding HEAT repeat-containing protein 4 isoform X2, giving the protein MNLQHAKWRSEHHSKRREDRLYKQLLNNASQILSFSDEVMDEMGAISYKKADFSWLFHATGPLAPGNVIRLKKIKRHENNDKPCNINCLTKEEGSISVQAPAVNTKESPTEDWEAQSSRWQEFAQNKTSQLLQLRKHRIPGNVLSPISKDVQNRLKKTAATLTSKHIEIPQAPRLQDILNPSAGSHVTNNVSEQEIFSGTDRTVKVEQRWMDQPTKIDSALKQSVAERSSLRYAVDQWRNACNIKLPLQRVTIEGLKMALSDPNCPVRLEAIITCTLGAVNGPQEELDPGKAGKGCKLKAVPQELQALIVSALDDPVKRVQMAAAVCQYAMRTPNARARDILRSTLMQDPSGTGADSWVAAQCLAIDGDTSQAVIQRLLSQHFLRDATSDHEQSRMLLSNISSNTTLVRSLLAEELNSANCRTRVQACASIAQLRSPINKDLCNKLIYMMWNDWSCAVRHAAALALSKMDAAREMHSELSAKLKEGPTAWRLEALIFIGQLSIMTPKLLPTFLRCFNDDFVAVRKQACLTAASLMMDDQLVLDQLMNLMQNDPLWEVKVEAIDALGQIGCMNPPLQELLMWAVHHEEEPSVRIAACKALSTLDANGPELQHFLQERNALEPNADVQRHIESLLKKHGYSLGGNESKIHEIKLQVELLCTKHIITQKVLLMEESRKQQEQKLLC; this is encoded by the exons ATGAATTTACAGCATGCTAAATGGAGATCAGAGCACCACAGCAAGCGCAGAGAGGACCGTCTGTACAAACAGCTTCTGAATAATGCAAGCCAAATCCTTTCTTTCTCCGATGAAGTTATGGACGAGATGGGGGCCATTTCATACAAAAAAGCTGACTTTAGCTGGCTTTTCCATGCCACGGGCCCCTTAGCTCCAGGTAACGTTATCagattaaagaaaataaagaggCATGAGAACAATGATAAACCCTGCAACATCAATTGTTTAACCAAAGAAGAAGGCAGCATTTCTGTACAGGCTCCTGCGGTGAACACTAAG GAGTCCCCTACAGAGGACTGGGAAGCCCAGAGCAGCAGGTGGCAGGAGtttgcacaaaataaaacaagtcaACTATTACAACTGAGAAAACACAG GATACCAGGTAATGTGCTCTCTCCAATAAGCAAAGATGTGCAGAACCGCTTGAAAAAGACAGCAGCCACTTTGACCAGCAAGCACATTGAGATCCCACAGGCCCCTCGGCTACAGGATATCTTGAATCCAAGTGCTGGCAGTCATGTCACAAATAACGTCTCTGAACAGGAGATCTTCTCAG GAACTGATAGGACGGTAAAAGTGGAACAGCGATGGATGGATCAGCCCACTAAAATTGACTCTGCCCTCAAACAATCTGTGGCTGAACGTTCATCACTTCGTTATGCAGTTGATCAATGGAGGAATGCCTGCAACATTA AGTTGCCCTTGCAGAGAGTGACCATCGAAGGCCTTAAAATGGCTCTTAGTGACCCTAATTGCCCAGTACGGCTGGAGGCCATCATAACTTGTACTTTGGGAGCAGTTAATGGACCACAAGAAGAGCTTGACCCTGGCAAAGCAG GTAAGGGATGCAAACTGAAGGCAGTTCCTCAGGAGCTGCAGGCTCTCATTGTCTCGGCGCTTGATGACCCAGTGAAGAGAGTTCAGATGGCTGCTGCAGTGTGCCAGTATGCCATGAGGACACCTAACGCACGCGCCAGAGACATACTACGGAGCACATTGATGCAAG ACCCTTCTGGCACAGGTGCAGACAGCTGGGTAGCTGCACAGTGCTTGGCGATAGACGGTGATACGAGTCAAGCTGTCATACAGAGACTCTTGTCACAGCACTTTCTCAGAGACGCTACTTCAGATCACGAGCAGTCTAGGATGCTACTCTCCAACATTAGCAGCAACACT ACACTAGTGCGCTCTCTTCTGGCAGAAGAGTTAAACAGTGCTAACTGCAGAACACGAGTTCAGGCCTGTGCTAGCATTGCACAGCTCAGAAGTCCAATAAACAAG GATCTTTGCAACAAACTGATATACATGATGTGGAACGACTGGAGCTGTGCTGTTCGTCACGCTGCAGCACTGGCTCTGAGTAAAATGGATGCGGCCAGAGAGATGCACAGTGAGCTGAG TGCGAAACTGAAGGAGGGTCCAACTGCTTGGCGGTTGGAAGCGCTGATCTTCATTGGTCAGCTCAGTATAATGACACCCAAGCTACTGCCTACATTCCTGCGGTGCTTTAATGATGACTTTGTGGCTGTGCGCAAACAGGCTTGTTTGACTGCAGCATCTCTAATGATGGATGACCAGTTG GTCCTGGATCAGCTTATGAACCTGATGCAGAATGATCCATTATGGGAGGTGAAAGTGGAAGCAATTGATG ctTTAGGGCAAATAGGTTGTATGAACCCACCCCTCCAGGAGTTGCTGATGTGGGCTGTACACCATGAGGAGGAGCCCAGTGTGCGCATTGCTGCCTGTAAGGCCCTGAGCACTCTAGATGCAAATGGCCCAGAATTACAGCATTTTCTACAGGAGCGTAATGCACTGGAACCCAACGCTGATGTGCAGAG GCACATTGAAAGTCTTCTGAAAAAGCATGGATACAGTCTGGGGGGAAACGAAAGCAAGATTCATGAGATAAAGCTCCAG
- the heatr4 gene encoding HEAT repeat-containing protein 4 isoform X4, which produces MNLQHAKWRSEHHSKRREDRLYKQLLNNASQILSFSDEVMDEMGAISYKKADFSWLFHATGPLAPEEGSISVQAPAVNTKESPTEDWEAQSSRWQEFAQNKTSQLLQLRKHRIPGNVLSPISKDVQNRLKKTAATLTSKHIEIPQAPRLQDILNPSAGSHVTNNVSEQEIFSAGTDRTVKVEQRWMDQPTKIDSALKQSVAERSSLRYAVDQWRNACNIKLPLQRVTIEGLKMALSDPNCPVRLEAIITCTLGAVNGPQEELDPGKAGKGCKLKAVPQELQALIVSALDDPVKRVQMAAAVCQYAMRTPNARARDILRSTLMQDPSGTGADSWVAAQCLAIDGDTSQAVIQRLLSQHFLRDATSDHEQSRMLLSNISSNTTLVRSLLAEELNSANCRTRVQACASIAQLRSPINKDLCNKLIYMMWNDWSCAVRHAAALALSKMDAAREMHSELSAKLKEGPTAWRLEALIFIGQLSIMTPKLLPTFLRCFNDDFVAVRKQACLTAASLMMDDQLVLDQLMNLMQNDPLWEVKVEAIDALGQIGCMNPPLQELLMWAVHHEEEPSVRIAACKALSTLDANGPELQHFLQERNALEPNADVQRHIESLLKKHGYSLGGNESKIHEIKLQVELLCTKHIITQKVLLMEESRKQQEQKLLC; this is translated from the exons ATGAATTTACAGCATGCTAAATGGAGATCAGAGCACCACAGCAAGCGCAGAGAGGACCGTCTGTACAAACAGCTTCTGAATAATGCAAGCCAAATCCTTTCTTTCTCCGATGAAGTTATGGACGAGATGGGGGCCATTTCATACAAAAAAGCTGACTTTAGCTGGCTTTTCCATGCCACGGGCCCCTTAGCTCCAG AAGAAGGCAGCATTTCTGTACAGGCTCCTGCGGTGAACACTAAG GAGTCCCCTACAGAGGACTGGGAAGCCCAGAGCAGCAGGTGGCAGGAGtttgcacaaaataaaacaagtcaACTATTACAACTGAGAAAACACAG GATACCAGGTAATGTGCTCTCTCCAATAAGCAAAGATGTGCAGAACCGCTTGAAAAAGACAGCAGCCACTTTGACCAGCAAGCACATTGAGATCCCACAGGCCCCTCGGCTACAGGATATCTTGAATCCAAGTGCTGGCAGTCATGTCACAAATAACGTCTCTGAACAGGAGATCTTCTCAG CAGGAACTGATAGGACGGTAAAAGTGGAACAGCGATGGATGGATCAGCCCACTAAAATTGACTCTGCCCTCAAACAATCTGTGGCTGAACGTTCATCACTTCGTTATGCAGTTGATCAATGGAGGAATGCCTGCAACATTA AGTTGCCCTTGCAGAGAGTGACCATCGAAGGCCTTAAAATGGCTCTTAGTGACCCTAATTGCCCAGTACGGCTGGAGGCCATCATAACTTGTACTTTGGGAGCAGTTAATGGACCACAAGAAGAGCTTGACCCTGGCAAAGCAG GTAAGGGATGCAAACTGAAGGCAGTTCCTCAGGAGCTGCAGGCTCTCATTGTCTCGGCGCTTGATGACCCAGTGAAGAGAGTTCAGATGGCTGCTGCAGTGTGCCAGTATGCCATGAGGACACCTAACGCACGCGCCAGAGACATACTACGGAGCACATTGATGCAAG ACCCTTCTGGCACAGGTGCAGACAGCTGGGTAGCTGCACAGTGCTTGGCGATAGACGGTGATACGAGTCAAGCTGTCATACAGAGACTCTTGTCACAGCACTTTCTCAGAGACGCTACTTCAGATCACGAGCAGTCTAGGATGCTACTCTCCAACATTAGCAGCAACACT ACACTAGTGCGCTCTCTTCTGGCAGAAGAGTTAAACAGTGCTAACTGCAGAACACGAGTTCAGGCCTGTGCTAGCATTGCACAGCTCAGAAGTCCAATAAACAAG GATCTTTGCAACAAACTGATATACATGATGTGGAACGACTGGAGCTGTGCTGTTCGTCACGCTGCAGCACTGGCTCTGAGTAAAATGGATGCGGCCAGAGAGATGCACAGTGAGCTGAG TGCGAAACTGAAGGAGGGTCCAACTGCTTGGCGGTTGGAAGCGCTGATCTTCATTGGTCAGCTCAGTATAATGACACCCAAGCTACTGCCTACATTCCTGCGGTGCTTTAATGATGACTTTGTGGCTGTGCGCAAACAGGCTTGTTTGACTGCAGCATCTCTAATGATGGATGACCAGTTG GTCCTGGATCAGCTTATGAACCTGATGCAGAATGATCCATTATGGGAGGTGAAAGTGGAAGCAATTGATG ctTTAGGGCAAATAGGTTGTATGAACCCACCCCTCCAGGAGTTGCTGATGTGGGCTGTACACCATGAGGAGGAGCCCAGTGTGCGCATTGCTGCCTGTAAGGCCCTGAGCACTCTAGATGCAAATGGCCCAGAATTACAGCATTTTCTACAGGAGCGTAATGCACTGGAACCCAACGCTGATGTGCAGAG GCACATTGAAAGTCTTCTGAAAAAGCATGGATACAGTCTGGGGGGAAACGAAAGCAAGATTCATGAGATAAAGCTCCAG